In Scatophagus argus isolate fScaArg1 chromosome 18, fScaArg1.pri, whole genome shotgun sequence, the DNA window tgcagttttcgATTATAGTCGCAAGACAAAAATATATACCCTGAATATTTGATTTCCTAGGAGGAAAGCTGCGTTAAGTTAGCCGAATGAAATTTAATCAGCATTTCcgtttttttcaaaataaaagtttggaaTTTCTGCAAATAGGCCTTACATATTTTAAACGAAGTAATAATGACTAAATGGACACAAACTGCCCCAGATCCTTGTGATTCTACTACTAAAAGTCAtggcatgttagcattttgGAGGCTAACTCTAAGTTACAATAATCTTAATGATACCACACAGAAATATTCTCAGTCGAAAATGTTGGCTACTTGTAAGCAGtaggaaaatgtacttaaaatattAGAAGTGATTTACTGGCATTATTCAGTGCAGAAAAACTGATCCCTGTGACATTTGTTCTGTTATATGTAGATTATTCATGAGCCTGTTAAGGTCgaagcaggattttactgctgGTTAAGGTGGAGATAATTTTGCATAGAACCGCAACTAATGGTTATTTTAATTCTGGATTAATCTGCTGGTTATTTTCACAATGAGACGTCtaattgtttggtttgtttaaaaaatgaataaaagaacaaagagaaggCTTGAAAATAGTGAGAAACACTGTCACAATTCCCCATAGCCCTATGTGATACTTTCACGGCGTTGTTTTGTACAACCTGTAGCCAAAATAGttgaaaactgcaaaataaaaatgctaaaaactATAGTTGATTCAATGTGTATATATAAGCTTGTTGGGCAGTTTTATTTCTaacaaaacaactgattttCTAAGTTCATATTTTTATAAGCGAATCAATCTCATtgtacaataacaataaaggcattctattaaaaatcttaatttgGGGAAGAAAAATCTTTCAAATATTTGTAGTAAAATGCACAATATTTCCCCCTGGAATATGGTGGATTAGCCTAAAAGTAGGAACtggcacaaaaagaaaattagccTCAAACATGCCTCAAATTTCTGCTTATGTAGGCCTGAACTACCTTTGTAAATGCAGCTTCCTTTGTTTCACCACTGAATATGACTTTTTAAACAGGCTCTAAAATGCTCTTGATTTACTTGTTTTTAACTATTTTGTCtctgtggtttttgtttgtttgcctgtcaaagtggggaaaaaaagaaaagacataataatgtaaaacatttccAAGCCTTGTAGTCCCCTTGATCAACAGCAGGTGGCACCGTGTTACCACCACAGCTGTGTTTCACTACAGGTGCTGATTTTCTGAAAAACTACTGAGCTATTGTACACTGAGCTGCGCTGATCACTTGGATGCAACCACACCATCCGGTGAGAGATGTGGGTTTGCTGCATTTTGGAAGCACAAgcctgttttcacttttattatgTTAATTATGTCACGTTAATAGCAGACGTAACTAAAGCATAACTAAAGCACCAAAGCTTTTCTATCTAAGCATTAAATTATATATGTGGGTTACATTTACTGTTCAGATGTGCTTTCTGCGGCACCATCACTGACATATCAGGTACAGCAGACCTTCGGTTAGTTATCTGTTTTGCTGAGCTGTGCAAGAACAAGACAACTCTCCTGTCCAAAGTCCGAAAATAGGCCTACATATTTATCATTTAACGAGTGTTTGATTTTCCTCTAATCTATGGAGTAATCGGCCTAATGAATTTTATTGTCCTTAGGCTACTACTTCGGAAAACCAACTTGAGGTCTTCTGAAACCCTACCCTGAACCAAGGACTGGCAGTCTGTGCAAGAGCTGAGTCCAGTCTTTTTGGATAAAAATCCATAACCCACAATGTTCCACCCAAACGACCATTACTATCTCTGTTGTTTCACTGTTATCAGATTTATGGCCCATGTTTGTTCACACTGATCTCTCCTGTTCAATCAGACACCTTCAATCCAGCAAGTAGACCAACCAGCCCACCTGCTTTGCATTTTTCGATTTTTGAACGCTGTTGCTGTTATGATTTAGTTTCTACAGCATTTctctctgtgatgtcacagctgAAGCCGGCTTTCAGTTTTGAAGGTGACTCTGCCGTTACTTCCTGACATGACAACCAAGTTAAAGCCGTTAGGTGAAAATGCGCTCGGCACGTTGATCGGAGAATAGGATCCAGTTGATCACAGTATGGCTCGTCAATGAAGATCTtaccaccaacaccaccacagaagcagcagcagagagagagagagagagaaaggcagagagagactcaTTGATCCACTGTGTTGCAGCGTTGCGGTGCATCTAAACTCCTCCCGGTCATTGCGCGGACATCATGTGGCCAACAACAGCCTGATAGCTCACAGGGGGGACCCTATATAAGCTCTGCAGCTGTCAAGTGGAGGACACTGGCTGCTTTGCGCTGGGGGACGACTCGCTTTAGGAGATTACGGCTCTTGATAACCACAAATCCAAATTGTAACAATGTCTCATTCCTGGGGATACGGAGCAGACAACGGTGAGGCGCTCACTGCACGCACACGCTACAATATAAGGTTGACATGACTGAGAAGGGTGTCAAAACCAGCCACACCAGCATGCACTGTGCTGAATGAACGGGAGCACGGGTCACTGCAGTGATTTTCATTCTGCGCATTTGGgggctttttatttatttctttttttttacgCGTGTTTTAAGCATCTCACAATCCCCGAATGCGCAATTTGTTTCATTCCAGATGTACATATACTGCACAGATTCGATGAAAATTCTAACAATcacaattttattattattattattatatcctTTTAGGACCCGAACAATGGGCTGATAACTTTCCTATTGCCAATGGACCCCGCCAGTCTCCCATTGACATCGTACCTGGCGATGCATCATACGACGCGGGGCTGAAGCCGCTCAACCTGAAGTACGATCCCTCCACCTGCCTCGATATTCTCAACAACGGACATTCCTTCCAAGTGACCTTCATAGATGACTCCGACATCTCAAGTTAGTGTGCCATCAATATTGCATGATTGTAGCAGCTCAGTGGAGGCGACGTTGCTCGGTATCAACGCCGcataatttgattaaaaaatctGCATTATTAACATTTCGTCTTAACctggaggggggtgggggaaCTAGCCTGCTTCTATATTTCCGATTATTACTACAGCGTTTCACACAATAGAGGAGCCAGCCGACCTGTAggtttgaaaacaaacacaatcgATGATGGTGATGGGGGGCCTGTTGGATGGAGAAACCCCCCCCAAAATGCGGCTTTCAGGTTCAGTTCAGTGGTTGTGTGTTAACTCTGCAGCTCTAATGGTCTCCATCTTATACACAACTCGGACATGTTAATATTAAGCTTAATATTTATGGATGCATGAGTCACCCGTCCCAGTTTCTCTGGGGCTCTCAGCAAACAATGATcatagaattttattttatttcattggaCTGgtttcttgtttgctttttttttttaataaaagaaatactgaCTAGGCTGCAGGGGTTTCATTCAAAGGCGAAGCACAAAGCACGCAGATACTAATTGAATTGGTAATGTAACCTCTGCTAAACCTTTCCCACGCCGACTCTTTTCTACTCTCAATGAGGTCAAAGGCGCAAAAAACGGAGGCTACAGGCCAACTCTGCAAACAAACCCTGGCTTAACTATTGGTGTGCTAAACGTGCATGTTAAAGTTAGCAAAAAGATGCCTGATTATTTCCCccagaatataaaaaatagattgcattattatttttttccacatttcatcCGATTTCATAGAGAAACAATCATTTGTGCCTCTTTTAAATGTAGGATTTTGAGGATTTGGGATTGCTTGTCCTTAAGCTGATCTGAGAGTAATGAAGAATATTACATAATCGACACAATCACATGGATTATTTCTAGTGGACAATCATCctgatgatgaaaacacaaaagcgGTTTTGCAGAATGAGGGCTAGATGAGTTACAGCCTCTTTATTCTGCCTCGCACTGCACTTATTTTCCACACTGTTCCTTCTAAATAAGGACATGTTAGGTCTGCGTGTCATCGTCCGTCATGCATCATGTGCGGCCAAGGTGGAAAAGATGAACATCACATTAGTTTTGTAAGTCCTCTACACATCAACATTTCTTCAAGACCGGTTCTGCTGCACCTTCTCGTCATTTAAGGATGACTACTGAGAAATGAATatcctgtgtgggtgtgtgtgtgtgtcaacataGCACCACAAATAGAGCAATATGCAGGATTATCTGCTACTGCTTCAGCCACTTTGTACACTGCAAATAGATACATGATGTAACAATGGAAGGAGGTTTGATGTTAACAATACCTGGACATCGTTTCACGCTGAATGTAACCCTCAGCTTGACCAGAGCTTACACAACAGGAACTGAGTCTGTTCCCATGAAATAGgaagtctgcatgtgtgtgtgtgtttgttatcttgttgatgtgtttcttgtgttttcatatttatcaatgttgcacactcacactgactgCAGCACCACCCACGCTCAATTGTAGGACGAACTGATggcagatgtgtgtttgttctgcagctCTGAGAGATGGACCGATCTCAGGGATCTACAGGCTCAAGCAGTTTCATTTCCACTGGGGAGCTTCAGATGACAGGGGCTCTGAGCACACTGTGGCCGGGACCAAGTATCCTGCTGAGGTAAAGATGTCTCCGTGCTATTAGGGTGATCACAATATTCAGATGGGCAGTAACAAGGAGGAAAAGGCAGATTAGAATTTGTTTTGGTTCATGGGTTGGTTGGGTTAAAACGTAATGGGTGGAGACAAAACATTCTCTGATGCTCAGATTAAAGTTAGGCCCGAGCAGAGAAGAAATTTTCTctgatttttatgtttaatgtcACATTCACCAGGTCAAAGTGTAGTATCACGAATGGATTTCAATATTTCTGGAAATGTATCATATGAATATTATGACTTTTAAAGGGCATTGATTTTGATTGTTCTGTTTCCTGTATTCACAGCTCCATCTGGTGCACTGGAATACCAAATACGCAAGTTTTGGTGAGGCTGCTAGCCAGCCTGATGGGCTCGCTGTTGTTGGAGTATTCCTGCAGGTCAATAGCAtacttttcctttcatttaccacaaagctgcagtgaaTAGTACTGTTTGCTGATGATCGTATGATGACCCTTCAACATTATGTGTATTATTGCTTTTCAGATTGGTGCTGCAAATGCCAGTCTCCAGAAAGTTCTGGACAGCTTTGATCTCATCAAGGGCAAAGTATGTTTCCATGAAAGgcaaattattttacatttgattaCTTATGATAAAGTATGACTGACCTGCTCCtcattttctgttactttctttattgtttacaGGGCAAGCAGACCACTTTCGCTGACTTTGACCCGTCTACCTTGCTCCCCAGCTGCTTAGACTACTGGACATATGATGGCTCTCTGACCACACCTCCTCTGCTGGAGAGCGTCACCTGGATTGTGTGCAAAGAGCCAATCAGCGTCAGCTCTGAGCAGGTATGGTCTCTCGTGGAGCTAATTGAGCGGTAGCAGACCGACTGGCTGCGTGCCCACAGTCTCAAATAGCCCTCTCTACAAATCCTCTCTTACTCTAGGAACTAAATCAAGGGCTTAATTGTTCAGAATAGCTGCGCTGCTGAAACACGATGAAGAAACCTCTTGTAGTGGGAGGAAAGGCCTGAGTGTTTTTGAGTCAATATGTGGGGAGTCAACAGGAAATGTTCGTCCTACACGCACAACACATCCTGTAGGTGAAGAGACGCAGCCTCAGTGAGCGTTTGATTACGCACATAAAGGCCCACAGTCAACACTTGCTGTGTTTACTCCTAAAATTACACATAATTCCACCACTGCAATGGACATTGGACATCTAACCAACCATTAATCTAAAATAACAGCCTCTCTCAGCAGCTTTGTCCTTGCGGTCGGAGTGTTTAGGCCATGTGAAAATTAACACTGCTTGgtcaaatgtttatttcatggTGGCGAGTGTGTGTCTCAAGGGTAAACATGTGAGACATGTGGACATAACCTTTAGACTTTAAGGCTAGTCAAGCAAATAATGACAAAGCAGTGACTCATAAATctgaaaaaagaataaagtaataaatacatCCCATTAGTTATCAGCTAATTGTGAGAGGATACACCCACTTGTTGAATTCATTTGCCACAGAGATGAATAGCAACCCACTGTGTCAGTGACACATTAACCCAGAGTAAATGACAAATCTCTTAAATATCAAATATCTTGCGTTCCTTGCCGTGACAgactcaaacaaaacattgtttgtcttttcaggaAATACTCATAGTATACTCCTCTTTCTTGAgttacctctctctctccacatctccacacatatatgtggatatatatatatatatatatatgtacgtTTAGGGCAAGAAATAGCGAGATGAGCTAATGGCTGCTAACTGCTAGTTGCGCCTCTATATTTAGACTTGAAAGTGGTAATAAACCTCTCATCTATCTCGAAGCAAGAAAGTGATTCctttcagcatcagcagcacaaCTTCCAAACTCAGTTCCTAATAACAAAGCTTTGACCTCGAAGGCTCTTGGCTCAGTGGCGCAGCTAGTGATGTGTTCTGAGTGACAGTCACAGGAGGTCAGTAGGAATGCCTAATGTGACCATCTTCTCCCTTTTCACAGATGGCCAAATTCCGCAGCCTGCTCTTCTCTGCTGAGGGTGAGGCCGAGTGCTGCATGGTGGACAACTATCGTCCTCCCCAGCCGCTCAAGGGTCGTTGCGTCCGTGCTTCCTTCCAgtaatacccccccccccaccccccacccccccttgcCCTTTCTGCCCTGTTGCCCTCTCCCTTCCCCCTCCCTTTAGTTAGACACCCAGAGTTACCTCTTTAGCAATGAGCAACAAAGCACACATATCTCTCCGTCcaatttttgaaataaatgaaattccTGTGGCCCATTGCTTTTACCACTGGGCAGTCTAACTGTGAGATGAAGCACTTGCAAGAATTGCATCTCAATGTATGTATTAAGCCAGCAAAGATGCTctgtcatcatttatttaagACACTTCTTGGTGGTAGCTGCACATTTACTTGGAATTACTATCTGGTGCCAATGTTTTCAGAGACGTTTCAGCCGGTGTGTGAGCAGGTCTTCCTTATGTTGCCCAGCAAACACCACAGGGATGGAAAATGAACATGATTTACAATCAAAATGGTGCTCTCAAGCCTACGGGAAGCAGGAGACACAAGCTAGTTGCAGTCGGTAGGGGGAGGAGGGAAATACATAACCATCTGTGAGGAGGGTAAGGTGCAGATAAAAAGATGCACACACTCCCGCTGCCAGTCTGTCTGTAATCTCTGACTGACTGCCAGCCTCTGCATCACAGCAGCTTAATGAAACGCTGCAACCGCCTCCATCACAACCAATTGATGCAGAAAATCCCCCTCTGGCACAGGCACAACCACAACATCGCACACACAGTCTCATGCAGGCACGATGCCTATAGGCACTGACCTGCTTATTGATTTAAATTCATTGTACAGCAACTGCTGCTTGCTGCCCAACAGTGTGACAATGGCTTATTtctttgggggttttttttttagcctaaTCTTAAActcattcatgtgtttgttatcccatgttgtcttttttaagCCTGAAAGCTTATGCAAAATGAGTCTTAAGTGATTCCTAAATTATATTTTAGAATCAAAAGGTCATGTGCATTTGTGACGCCCTGATAATATAGCAATAGAAAGGAATGATGCTCCTttccaaactgaaatgtaatgtgtaaagaaaaacccttcatgtgttgttttgaaaacCCCAATGTGTCAAGTGCTAAAGCTTAAAACGCACAATCGCCTTGTGGGCGATGCCATAGTTGCTAATGCACAAAGCCAAGAATGATTACCCTGCTAAGAAAGCCAAGGAAGAAAAGAACCTGCCAGTAGATACCACAATAATGTCAGCCTGATGTCAGGCCCTGGGATggacaataaataacaaaagagCTTTTGTTAACCCTTTATGCATTTCTGAAACAATAAAGAAGTTTAAGAAAAGTTGTGTGTTTCCAGAAAGATTGtagttaaaatagtttttaaaaaaaatgccttaTGCCAGTCATTGTTAGTGTTGTCCCATGAGTATGTGTTGTTGTCATTCTATTTTGGAAGTGGATGTTTTACTAGttgaataaatatattttatgactAACAAGTGTCAagtgtttcatctgttttgctTCTTTAAATATAATTGAGCAAGTTCTCCACATGACTTGTTGAATTGGTTTTTAACCTTAACTTTTTAAGTTTCCTGCTACATGCAGCCTGTCAGCTCGTCTTGTAAATGAACCTGAGTCTCTCAGTTTTCCCCCCTCAATAGGTGAAGCCCAGTGGATAAAGATTACACAATCCCAAATGATATGCTGGTCAAACACTAATGTGGCTTTATGATATGGTATCAACCAACATGATTTAATGGCATGCCTTATAGTTAACATACCACTTGCAACGACAAGTCGCGTGCTAGGCCTATGCATTTAAAGCTTTGTGAATGTCAATGACGGTGTCCCCATTCCATGGACTTTGGAATGGCAGGAAAGGACAAAGTCAAATAATTTGTTGTCACAGTCATGTGACTTTCATCAAGTGACCTTTGTTGTAATGATAACTACAATAACCACAAGATTAACATGAAATGGATATAGCTTGCTTACAATTTGGCAACAGAAGTACTTGGTTTGGTTTAAGAAAAGATCAGGGTTTGGGTGCATGATGAACGTTAAATATTTAGTTAAGAACATAATTCCAAATAGGTTGTGGTTGGACTGCTTCCAGCCTTTAGGTTAAGCTATTCTTGTAGTACTGTGAAGACCAACTGATAGTTGTATCGAAATTCTTTCAAGAAAGAGTGATTCAATTTTCAAAagtatcttttttttcaaagtaacaTAAAGCCACTTTAGTGTGTGTAGTGAAATATGTAATATTATATGGAAGTATGTAAAAGTATCTCATAATCTATTACTGGTTATAA includes these proteins:
- the LOC124049818 gene encoding carbonic anhydrase 1, translating into MSHSWGYGADNGPEQWADNFPIANGPRQSPIDIVPGDASYDAGLKPLNLKYDPSTCLDILNNGHSFQVTFIDDSDISTLRDGPISGIYRLKQFHFHWGASDDRGSEHTVAGTKYPAELHLVHWNTKYASFGEAASQPDGLAVVGVFLQIGAANASLQKVLDSFDLIKGKGKQTTFADFDPSTLLPSCLDYWTYDGSLTTPPLLESVTWIVCKEPISVSSEQMAKFRSLLFSAEGEAECCMVDNYRPPQPLKGRCVRASFQ